CTCGGCGGCTTTCCGCTCGCGGAGGGTGGGGGCGACGGTCGAAAGCCCGGCGAGCGTCTTCCCCTGGACATCGTCCACCAGCTGCCCCTCGACGTGGTTGAGGGAGCGGTAGACGACCAGGCGGGGACGCTCCCCCGTGCCGTTGACCTTTCCACGGACGCGGCGGTGCCGCCGCAGGCGGCGGTCCCGGCGCGTCTTGATCTTTGTCCTTGCCATCAGTCGGTTCCGTAAGTGTGACTATACGATGACCCGCGCACGCCGGCCGGGATTACTTCCCGCCCGCCTTGCCGGCCTTGCGGCGGATCACCTCGCCTTGGTACTTCACGCCCTTGCCCTTGTACGGCTCGGGCGGCCGGAGCGACCGGATCTCGGCCGCGACCTGCCCGACGACTTCCTTGTTCGAGCCCGTCACCTCGACCACGGTCGGCGAGACGGCGCGGAGCTCGATTCCCTCCGGGGCCTTGTAGTCGACGGGGTGCGAGTAGCCGAGCGCCAGCGTCAGCCCGAAGGGCTTGTTCTCGGCGCGGTACCCGACGCCCACGATCTCGAGCGTCTTCTT
The sequence above is drawn from the Longimicrobiaceae bacterium genome and encodes:
- the rplR gene encoding 50S ribosomal protein L18; this encodes MARTKIKTRRDRRLRRHRRVRGKVNGTGERPRLVVYRSLNHVEGQLVDDVQGKTLAGLSTVAPTLRERKAAEGLSKTDLSRAAGKALAEKARELGITSVVFDRGGYLYHGRVKAFAEGAREGGLEF
- the rplF gene encoding 50S ribosomal protein L6 — its product is MSRIGRRPITVPAGVDVALDGATIRVKGPKGELARTLNSAIEVRRDGDQILVERPSDSPEHRSLHGLTRTLVANMIEGVTTGFKKTLEIVGVGYRAENKPFGLTLALGYSHPVDYKAPEGIELRAVSPTVVEVTGSNKEVVGQVAAEIRSLRPPEPYKGKGVKYQGEVIRRKAGKAGGK